The Oncorhynchus nerka isolate Pitt River linkage group LG12, Oner_Uvic_2.0, whole genome shotgun sequence genome includes a region encoding these proteins:
- the LOC115138378 gene encoding cytochrome c oxidase subunit 7A2, mitochondrial-like, translating to MYKQLMGLQQLSRRTISSSARRQVDNMVKEKQKLFQADNGIPVHLKGGAKDAILYRLTMALTVFGSGFVVYELLSAAMPKKA from the exons ATGTACAAGCAACTTATG GGTCTTCAGCAGCTGTCCAGGCGGACTATCTCCAGTAGTGCCCGCAGACAGGTGGACAACATGGTCAAAGAGAAGCAGAAGCTGTTCCAG GCAGATAACGGGATTCCAGTCCATCTGAAGGGAGGAGCCAAGGATGCTATTCTGTACAGGCTAACAATGGCCCTTACAGTCTTTG GAAGTGGATTTGTCGTGTATGAACTCCTCAGTGCAGCCATGCCCAAGAAGGCATGA